One region of Aurantimonas sp. HBX-1 genomic DNA includes:
- a CDS encoding ABC transporter substrate-binding protein produces MRWLHPTLAASLVLVVSALSAAAQQPAGPETLRVGVLQYGTVNWELDAMTRNGIDTRHGVDVELVPFAGEDASNVALQAGAVDMIVSDWLWVSRQRAAGADYTFAPYSTSVGSVMVPGDSDMQDLQDLRGKTLGVAGGPLDKNWLLIQALAKRDGLDLAAENEIVYGAPPLLTAKAESGELDAVLNYWHYAARLEAQGFRTLVSGTEAAMAMGTAGPVAAIGWVFRDSFADEHPKAIEAFLAADAETKALLRDSDEEWVKLAPLVKAEDEKTLATLRDRYREGIPTRSAEEEVADARALYRLLAEIGGERLVGPSPELAEGTYFAGRKNGT; encoded by the coding sequence ATGCGATGGCTTCACCCGACGCTCGCTGCGTCACTGGTTCTCGTGGTCTCGGCTCTCTCCGCGGCGGCGCAGCAGCCGGCGGGGCCCGAGACCCTGCGGGTCGGCGTCCTGCAATACGGCACGGTGAACTGGGAGCTCGACGCGATGACCCGCAACGGCATCGACACGCGGCACGGCGTCGACGTCGAGCTGGTGCCGTTCGCCGGCGAGGACGCCTCCAACGTGGCGCTGCAGGCCGGCGCGGTCGACATGATCGTCTCGGACTGGCTGTGGGTGTCGCGCCAGCGCGCCGCCGGGGCGGACTACACCTTCGCGCCCTACTCCACGTCCGTCGGCTCGGTCATGGTGCCGGGCGACAGCGACATGCAGGATCTCCAGGATCTGCGCGGCAAGACGCTGGGCGTCGCCGGCGGGCCGCTCGACAAGAACTGGCTGCTGATCCAGGCGCTGGCGAAACGCGACGGCCTCGATCTCGCGGCGGAGAACGAGATCGTCTACGGCGCCCCGCCGCTGCTCACGGCTAAAGCGGAATCCGGCGAGCTCGATGCCGTGCTCAACTACTGGCACTACGCCGCCCGCCTCGAGGCGCAGGGCTTTCGCACGCTGGTCTCCGGAACCGAAGCCGCGATGGCGATGGGCACCGCCGGCCCGGTCGCGGCGATCGGCTGGGTGTTCCGTGACAGTTTCGCGGACGAGCACCCGAAGGCGATAGAAGCCTTTCTCGCTGCCGACGCCGAAACCAAGGCGCTCCTGCGCGATTCCGACGAGGAATGGGTGAAGCTGGCGCCGCTGGTGAAGGCCGAGGACGAGAAGACCCTGGCGACGCTGCGCGACCGCTATCGCGAGGGCATTCCGACGCGCAGCGCCGAGGAGGAGGTCGCCGACGCCCGGGCGCTCTACCGGCTGCTGGCCGAGATCGGCGGCGAACGGCTGGTCGGGCCGTCGCCGGAGCTGGCCGAGGGGACCTATTTCGCCGGTCGCAAGAATGGCACTTGA
- a CDS encoding energy-coupling factor transporter transmembrane protein EcfT: MIGGLYRPGASPVHRASAGSKLALLLGLGTLLFAVDAVALAAAALLVTLAGFALARIPARHAFAQIRPALWILAILFAVQLWLVGLEPALLLVLRFAALILAAALVTLTTRTADLVAVIEWALGPLRPLGVDVAKVSLALSLAIRFIPAVAAILDEVREAQRARGQDRSIFPLAVPVIVRLLKMADEIAEAIDARS; this comes from the coding sequence ATGATCGGCGGGCTCTACCGGCCAGGCGCGAGCCCGGTGCACCGCGCCTCGGCCGGCAGCAAGCTGGCGCTGCTGCTCGGCCTCGGCACGCTGCTTTTCGCGGTCGACGCCGTCGCGCTCGCCGCTGCCGCCTTGCTCGTCACCCTTGCCGGCTTCGCGCTGGCCCGCATCCCGGCCCGGCACGCCTTTGCCCAGATCCGCCCGGCGCTGTGGATCCTCGCCATCCTCTTCGCCGTGCAGCTCTGGCTGGTGGGCCTCGAGCCGGCCCTGCTCCTCGTCCTGCGCTTCGCGGCGCTGATCCTCGCCGCGGCGCTGGTCACGCTGACCACCCGCACCGCCGATCTCGTCGCCGTCATCGAGTGGGCCCTCGGGCCGCTGCGGCCCCTGGGGGTCGACGTCGCCAAGGTGAGCCTCGCGCTGTCGCTGGCCATCCGCTTCATCCCGGCCGTCGCCGCGATCCTCGACGAGGTGCGCGAGGCCCAGCGCGCCCGCGGCCAGGACCGCAGCATCTTCCCGCTGGCGGTCCCGGTGATAGTGCGGCTGCTGAAGATGGCCGACGAGATCGCCGAGGCGATCGACGCCCGTTCCTGA
- a CDS encoding energy-coupling factor ABC transporter ATP-binding protein produces MIVLRGASVERAGRPVLSGLDLTLAERRIGVIGANGSGKSTFARLLNGLLPPTTGAVDVDGLDTRASGKEVRRRVGFVFQNPDNQIVYPTVGEDLAFGLKGRGLDKATIASRVQAALARFGLAGFEDRLAHELSGGERQMVALAGVMVTEPAWLVMDEPTTLLDLRNTRRVMDAVAALDQNVVFVTHDLDLLTDFDRVLVFEAGRIACDAAPREAIAAYRAIAG; encoded by the coding sequence GTGATCGTCCTTCGCGGCGCCTCGGTCGAGCGGGCCGGGCGGCCGGTACTCTCCGGGCTCGACCTGACGCTGGCCGAGCGCCGCATCGGCGTCATCGGCGCCAACGGCTCCGGCAAGAGCACCTTCGCCCGGCTGCTCAACGGGCTCCTCCCGCCAACGACCGGCGCGGTCGACGTCGACGGCCTCGACACCAGGGCCAGCGGCAAGGAGGTGCGCCGCCGCGTCGGCTTCGTCTTCCAGAATCCCGACAACCAGATCGTCTATCCCACCGTCGGCGAGGACCTCGCCTTCGGACTCAAGGGCCGCGGCCTCGACAAGGCCACCATCGCCAGCCGGGTGCAGGCCGCGCTGGCGCGCTTCGGCCTTGCCGGCTTCGAGGACCGGCTGGCGCACGAACTCTCCGGCGGCGAGCGCCAGATGGTGGCGCTGGCGGGGGTCATGGTGACCGAGCCGGCCTGGCTGGTGATGGACGAGCCGACGACGCTGCTCGACCTGCGCAACACAAGGCGGGTGATGGACGCCGTCGCCGCCCTCGACCAGAACGTCGTCTTCGTCACCCACGATCTCGACCTGCTTACCGATTTCGACCGCGTGCTGGTGTTCGAGGCGGGCCGGATCGCCTGCGATGCCGCTCCGCGCGAGGCGATCGCCGCGTACCGGGCGATCGCCGGATGA
- a CDS encoding biotin transporter BioY — MTTRDIVFIALFAALMAVLGAFPPLMIPALGIPITAQSMGPMLMGGILGAKRGVLAMLLFLALVAIGLPLLSGGRGGLAPFVGPWSGFIYGWVAASLVIGWLTERFWTRLSFPAAFAIAVLGGIGVIYAVGVPWYSAMSGMGLREAFIGSAVAFVPGDLIKAGVAAAVIVAVRRAYPLIAPRRVSA, encoded by the coding sequence ATGACCACCAGAGACATCGTCTTCATTGCCCTGTTCGCCGCCCTGATGGCGGTGCTCGGTGCCTTTCCGCCGCTGATGATCCCGGCGCTCGGCATTCCGATCACCGCGCAGTCGATGGGGCCGATGCTGATGGGCGGCATTCTCGGCGCGAAGCGCGGCGTCCTGGCGATGCTGCTGTTCCTGGCGCTGGTCGCCATCGGCCTGCCGCTGCTTTCGGGCGGACGCGGCGGTCTGGCGCCCTTCGTCGGCCCCTGGTCGGGCTTCATCTATGGCTGGGTCGCCGCGAGCCTCGTCATCGGCTGGCTGACCGAGCGCTTCTGGACCCGCCTCTCCTTCCCCGCCGCCTTCGCCATCGCCGTCCTCGGCGGCATCGGTGTGATCTATGCGGTCGGCGTGCCGTGGTATTCGGCGATGTCCGGCATGGGCCTGCGCGAAGCCTTCATCGGCTCGGCCGTCGCCTTCGTCCCCGGCGACCTGATCAAGGCCGGCGTCGCCGCGGCGGTGATCGTCGCGGTGCGCCGCGCCTACCCGCTGATCGCGCCCCGCCGCGTCTCGGCCTGA
- a CDS encoding type II toxin-antitoxin system VapC family toxin — protein sequence MFVDASALCALVLEEEDAEAILIRMKSADRLLVSPTVIWETVVSCSRRIDWQLESAQAAVQAYLAEMHITIVPVPPEAAALAVEAYARFGKGRHRAGLNFGDCFAYACARHFGVTLLFKGDDFAQTDIEAA from the coding sequence ATGTTCGTCGATGCCTCTGCCCTCTGCGCGTTGGTGCTCGAGGAGGAGGACGCCGAGGCGATCCTCATCCGGATGAAGTCGGCGGATCGACTGCTCGTCTCACCGACGGTGATATGGGAAACGGTCGTCTCCTGCTCGCGCCGCATCGACTGGCAGTTGGAGAGTGCCCAGGCGGCTGTTCAGGCCTATCTGGCGGAGATGCACATCACCATCGTCCCCGTTCCACCGGAGGCCGCCGCTCTCGCGGTCGAGGCCTACGCCCGATTCGGCAAGGGACGGCACAGAGCCGGCCTGAATTTCGGCGACTGCTTCGCCTATGCCTGCGCCCGGCATTTCGGCGTCACGCTGCTCTTCAAGGGCGACGACTTCGCGCAGACCGACATCGAGGCCGCCTGA
- a CDS encoding type II toxin-antitoxin system VapB family antitoxin gives MPLYVKDREVGELAERLARLKKTSKTEAVRQALREELKRNAATESKPPELDVQTRAYVENALEVARAIRERYPAGGKGLPVTKEWIDSLYEDD, from the coding sequence ATGCCGCTTTACGTCAAGGATCGCGAGGTCGGCGAACTCGCCGAGCGCCTCGCCAGACTCAAGAAGACCAGCAAGACCGAGGCGGTACGCCAGGCGCTTCGGGAGGAGTTGAAGCGGAACGCGGCGACGGAGTCGAAACCGCCAGAGCTCGATGTGCAGACACGGGCCTACGTCGAAAACGCGCTGGAAGTCGCCCGCGCGATCCGCGAGAGATATCCCGCTGGTGGGAAGGGCCTGCCAGTGACCAAGGAGTGGATCGACAGCCTCTACGAGGACGACTGA
- the glpK gene encoding glycerol kinase GlpK, translated as MSGYVLAIDQGTTSSRAIVFDDGFRVVGMGQEEFPQHFPRSGWVEHDPEDIWSSVVATVRSALADASLSAADIAALGITNQRETTLIWDRDTGRPIHNAIVWQDRRTAEICQRLVADGCEPAVTAKTGLIVDPYFSGTKIGWLLDNVDGARAKAEAGRLAFGTVDTFLLWRLTGGRVHATDATNAARTLLFDIEANDWDDDLLSMLRVPRALLPSVEDCDAEFGTTDAALFGAAIPIRGMAGDQHAATLGQACFAPGMVKSTYGTGCFAVLNTGTDRITSQNRLLTTVAYRLAGKTAFALEGSIFVAGAAVQWLRDGLRLVDRAEQSGPMAARADDTQDVYMVPAFTGLGAPWWDAEARGAIYGLTRKTGPDELARAALEAVCFQTADLLTAMRRDWPGASDTILRVDGGMVASDWTMQRLADILDAPVDRPVVLETTALGAAWVAGQKAGVWPDMAGFSRRWQLERRFAPQMDAVTRGRKLTGWADAVRRTLTA; from the coding sequence ATGTCCGGCTACGTCCTCGCCATCGACCAGGGCACGACCTCCTCCCGCGCCATCGTCTTCGACGACGGGTTCCGGGTCGTCGGGATGGGCCAGGAGGAGTTCCCGCAGCATTTCCCGCGCTCCGGCTGGGTCGAGCACGATCCGGAGGACATCTGGTCCTCGGTGGTGGCCACGGTCCGCTCGGCGCTCGCCGACGCCTCGCTGTCGGCCGCCGACATCGCCGCGCTCGGCATCACCAACCAGCGCGAGACGACGCTGATCTGGGACCGCGACACCGGCCGGCCGATCCACAACGCCATCGTCTGGCAGGACCGGCGCACCGCCGAGATCTGCCAGCGCCTCGTTGCCGACGGCTGCGAGCCGGCGGTGACGGCCAAGACCGGCCTGATCGTCGACCCGTATTTCTCCGGCACCAAGATCGGGTGGCTGCTCGACAATGTCGACGGCGCCCGGGCGAAGGCGGAGGCGGGCAGGCTCGCCTTCGGTACGGTCGACACGTTCCTGCTCTGGCGCCTCACCGGCGGCCGCGTCCACGCCACCGATGCTACCAATGCCGCGCGCACCCTGCTCTTCGACATCGAGGCCAACGACTGGGACGACGACCTGCTGAGCATGCTGCGCGTTCCCCGCGCGCTGCTGCCGAGCGTCGAGGACTGCGACGCCGAATTCGGTACGACCGACGCCGCATTGTTCGGCGCGGCGATCCCGATCCGCGGCATGGCCGGCGACCAGCATGCCGCGACGCTCGGCCAGGCGTGCTTCGCCCCCGGCATGGTCAAGTCCACCTACGGCACCGGCTGTTTCGCCGTGCTCAACACCGGCACCGACCGGATCACCTCGCAGAACCGCCTGCTGACGACGGTCGCCTATCGCCTCGCCGGCAAGACCGCCTTCGCGCTGGAGGGCTCGATCTTCGTCGCTGGCGCGGCGGTGCAGTGGCTGCGCGACGGGCTGCGGCTCGTCGACCGCGCCGAGCAGAGCGGCCCGATGGCGGCGCGGGCCGACGACACACAGGATGTCTACATGGTGCCGGCCTTCACCGGCCTCGGGGCACCCTGGTGGGACGCCGAGGCGCGCGGCGCGATCTATGGCCTCACCCGCAAGACCGGGCCGGACGAACTGGCGCGCGCCGCGCTCGAGGCCGTGTGCTTCCAGACCGCCGACCTTCTCACCGCCATGCGCCGGGACTGGCCTGGCGCCTCCGACACGATCCTGAGGGTCGATGGCGGCATGGTGGCGTCTGACTGGACGATGCAGCGCCTCGCCGACATTCTCGACGCTCCGGTCGACCGGCCGGTGGTGCTGGAGACGACCGCCTTGGGCGCCGCCTGGGTGGCCGGCCAGAAGGCCGGCGTCTGGCCCGACATGGCCGGGTTCTCCCGGCGCTGGCAGCTCGAGCGCCGCTTCGCGCCGCAGATGGACGCGGTGACGCGGGGCCGCAAGCTCACCGGCTGGGCCGACGCGGTGCGGCGGACGCTGACGGCCTGA
- a CDS encoding ABC transporter substrate-binding protein produces MKHILMSTTAALAITLAAGPAFADMEAAKKFLDAEIGDMSSLSREEQEKEMQWFIDAAEPFQGMDIKVVSETITTHEYESKVLAPAFTAITGIKVTHDLIGEGDVVEKLQTQMQSGENIYDAYVNDSDLIGTHWRYQQARSLTDWMENEGKDVTNPGLDLDDFIGTSFTTAPDGKLYQLPDQQFANLYWFRYDWFNDEKNKADFKAKYGYDLGVPVNWSAYEDIAEFFTGRDMGEGPVYGHMDYGKKDPSLGWRFTDAWLSMAGNGDKGIPNGVPVDEWGIRVDENSRPVGSCVARGGDTNGPAAVYSITKYLDWLKAYAPPEAQGMTFSEAGPVPAQGKIAQQIFWYTAFTADAVKEGLPVVNEDGTPKWRMAPSPHGVYWKDGMKLGYQDVGSWTLMKSTPDDRAKAAWLYAQFVTSKTVDVKKSHVGLTLIRESSIRHPSFTERAPELGGLIEFYRSPARVQWSPTGTNVPDYPKLAQLWWQAIGDAASGAKTPQEAMDTLCAEQESIMERLERAGIQGDIGPKLNEEHDMEYWVEQAKANGTLAPQPAVENEKEQPITVNYDELVKSWADATATAPTEGDTTSATPAAAPAQ; encoded by the coding sequence ATGAAGCACATACTCATGAGTACGACGGCGGCTCTCGCCATCACGCTCGCCGCCGGCCCGGCCTTCGCCGACATGGAGGCGGCGAAGAAGTTCCTCGACGCCGAGATCGGCGACATGTCCTCGCTGTCTCGCGAAGAGCAGGAAAAGGAGATGCAGTGGTTCATCGACGCCGCCGAGCCCTTCCAGGGCATGGACATCAAGGTCGTGTCGGAAACCATCACCACCCATGAATACGAGTCCAAGGTGCTGGCCCCGGCCTTCACCGCGATCACCGGCATCAAGGTCACCCACGACCTGATCGGCGAGGGCGACGTCGTCGAGAAGCTGCAGACGCAGATGCAGTCCGGCGAGAACATCTACGACGCCTATGTCAACGATTCCGACCTGATCGGCACCCACTGGCGCTACCAGCAGGCGCGCAGCCTCACCGACTGGATGGAGAACGAGGGCAAGGACGTCACCAATCCCGGCCTCGACCTCGACGACTTCATCGGCACGTCCTTCACCACCGCGCCGGACGGCAAGCTCTACCAGCTGCCCGACCAGCAGTTCGCCAACCTCTACTGGTTCCGCTACGACTGGTTCAACGACGAGAAGAACAAGGCCGACTTCAAGGCCAAGTACGGCTACGATCTGGGCGTGCCGGTCAACTGGTCGGCCTACGAGGACATCGCCGAGTTCTTCACCGGCCGCGACATGGGCGAAGGCCCGGTCTACGGCCACATGGACTACGGCAAGAAGGATCCCTCGCTCGGCTGGCGCTTCACCGACGCCTGGCTGTCGATGGCCGGCAACGGCGACAAGGGCATCCCGAACGGCGTGCCGGTCGACGAATGGGGCATCCGGGTCGACGAGAACTCGCGTCCGGTCGGTTCCTGCGTCGCCCGCGGCGGCGATACCAACGGCCCGGCCGCGGTCTATTCGATCACCAAGTATCTCGACTGGCTGAAGGCCTACGCGCCGCCGGAGGCCCAGGGCATGACCTTCTCCGAGGCCGGCCCGGTGCCGGCGCAGGGCAAGATCGCGCAGCAGATCTTCTGGTACACCGCCTTCACCGCCGACGCGGTCAAGGAAGGTCTGCCGGTGGTCAACGAGGACGGCACGCCGAAATGGCGCATGGCCCCCTCCCCGCATGGCGTCTACTGGAAGGACGGCATGAAGCTCGGCTACCAGGACGTCGGCTCTTGGACGCTGATGAAGTCGACCCCGGACGACCGCGCCAAGGCGGCCTGGCTCTACGCCCAGTTCGTCACGTCGAAGACCGTGGACGTCAAGAAGAGCCATGTCGGCCTGACGCTGATCCGCGAAAGCTCGATCCGTCACCCGAGCTTCACCGAGCGGGCTCCCGAGCTCGGCGGGCTGATCGAGTTCTACCGCTCGCCGGCCCGGGTGCAGTGGTCGCCGACCGGCACCAACGTGCCGGACTATCCGAAGCTCGCCCAGCTCTGGTGGCAGGCGATCGGCGACGCGGCCTCCGGCGCCAAGACGCCGCAGGAAGCCATGGACACGCTCTGCGCCGAGCAGGAGAGCATCATGGAGCGGCTCGAGCGGGCCGGCATCCAGGGCGACATCGGCCCGAAGCTCAACGAAGAGCATGACATGGAATACTGGGTCGAGCAGGCCAAGGCGAATGGCACGCTGGCGCCCCAGCCGGCGGTCGAGAACGAGAAGGAACAGCCGATCACCGTCAATTACGACGAGCTGGTGAAGAGCTGGGCCGACGCCACCGCGACCGCGCCGACCGAGGGCGACACGACCTCGGCGACGCCGGCGGCCGCGCCCGCCCAGTAA
- a CDS encoding DUF2160 domain-containing protein produces MDFSWMAWTWPTAIFFLVIFAMIAAMGVWEYVVPGGSPRVGILRFETTRGDRLFVSLLGSAFICLGWLWSTDLSLWYALAVCAGFFLLVFRLV; encoded by the coding sequence ATGGACTTCTCATGGATGGCCTGGACATGGCCGACCGCGATCTTCTTCCTGGTGATCTTCGCGATGATCGCCGCCATGGGCGTCTGGGAATATGTGGTGCCGGGTGGCTCCCCGCGCGTCGGCATATTGCGCTTCGAGACCACCCGCGGCGACCGGCTGTTCGTGTCGCTGCTGGGGTCCGCCTTCATCTGCCTCGGCTGGCTGTGGTCCACCGACCTCTCGCTCTGGTACGCCCTCGCGGTGTGTGCCGGGTTCTTTCTTCTCGTGTTCCGTCTCGTCTGA
- a CDS encoding carbohydrate ABC transporter permease: MSDQATTHRSLPAAAHSETAIAARARVRTGHFRWKALIPAIYILFLLLPIYWLVNMSFKTNQEILSGLTLLPQNPTLRNYAVIFTDPSWYNGYINSIIYVVMNTVISVSVALPAAYAFSRYRFLGDKHLFFWLLTNRMAPPAVFALPFFQLYSAFGLIDTHIAVALAHCLFNVPLAVWILEGFMSGVPKEIDETAYIDGYSFPRFFFKIFTPLIASGIGVAAFFCFMFSWVELLIARTLTVTDAKPISAIMTRTVSASGMDWGVLAAAGALTIIPGAIVIWFVRNYIAKGFALGRV, encoded by the coding sequence ATGAGCGACCAGGCGACGACCCACCGCAGCCTGCCTGCCGCGGCCCATTCGGAAACCGCCATTGCCGCCCGCGCGCGGGTCCGCACCGGGCACTTCCGCTGGAAGGCGCTGATCCCGGCGATCTACATCCTCTTCCTGCTGCTGCCGATCTACTGGCTGGTCAACATGAGCTTCAAGACCAACCAGGAGATCCTCAGCGGCCTGACGCTGCTGCCGCAGAACCCCACCCTGCGCAACTACGCGGTGATCTTCACCGACCCGTCCTGGTACAACGGCTACATCAACTCGATCATCTACGTGGTGATGAACACGGTGATCTCGGTGTCGGTGGCGCTGCCGGCGGCCTACGCCTTCTCGCGCTACCGCTTCCTCGGCGACAAGCATCTGTTCTTCTGGCTGCTGACCAACCGGATGGCGCCGCCGGCGGTGTTCGCGCTGCCGTTCTTTCAGCTCTATTCCGCCTTCGGGCTGATCGACACGCATATCGCCGTGGCGCTCGCCCACTGCCTGTTCAACGTGCCGCTGGCGGTGTGGATTCTCGAAGGCTTCATGTCGGGCGTGCCGAAGGAGATCGACGAGACCGCCTATATCGACGGCTATTCGTTCCCGCGCTTCTTCTTCAAGATCTTCACGCCGCTGATCGCCAGCGGCATCGGGGTCGCGGCGTTCTTCTGCTTCATGTTCTCCTGGGTCGAGCTCCTGATCGCCCGGACCCTGACGGTGACCGACGCCAAGCCGATCTCGGCGATCATGACCCGCACGGTCTCCGCCTCCGGCATGGACTGGGGCGTCCTCGCCGCGGCCGGGGCGCTGACCATCATCCCGGGCGCGATCGTCATCTGGTTCGTGCGCAACTACATCGCCAAGGGCTTCGCCCTGGGGAGGGTGTGA
- a CDS encoding carbohydrate ABC transporter permease produces the protein MDKTWNNKAWFMVVPVLLLVAFSAVIPLMTVVNYSVQDTFGNNQFFWAGTSWFQDILTSARFHDALQRNLIFSAIILAIEVPLGILVALSMPKKGIFVPVCLVLMALPLLIPWNVVGTIWQVFGRTDIGLLGYTLTAMGFDYNYVQDPFDAWVTVILMDVWHWTSLVVLLCYAGLVSIPDAYYQAAKIDGASRWAVFRYIQLPKMGRVLLIAVLLRFMDSFMIYTEPFVVTGGGPGNSTTFLSIDLVKLAIGQFNLGEAAAMSLVYFLIILALSWVFYTVMTNAGADQPTKGAPE, from the coding sequence ATGGACAAGACCTGGAACAACAAAGCCTGGTTCATGGTCGTGCCGGTGCTGCTGCTGGTGGCCTTCTCGGCGGTGATCCCGCTGATGACGGTGGTCAACTACTCGGTGCAGGACACGTTCGGGAACAACCAGTTCTTCTGGGCCGGCACCAGCTGGTTCCAGGACATCCTGACCTCGGCCCGCTTCCACGACGCGCTGCAGCGCAACCTCATCTTCTCCGCGATCATCCTCGCCATCGAGGTGCCGCTCGGCATCCTTGTCGCCCTGTCGATGCCGAAGAAGGGCATCTTCGTGCCGGTGTGCCTCGTCCTGATGGCGCTGCCGCTGCTGATCCCGTGGAACGTCGTCGGCACGATCTGGCAGGTGTTCGGCCGCACCGACATCGGGCTGCTCGGCTACACGCTGACGGCGATGGGCTTCGACTACAACTACGTGCAGGACCCGTTCGATGCCTGGGTGACCGTCATCCTGATGGATGTCTGGCACTGGACCAGCCTCGTCGTGCTGCTCTGCTATGCCGGTCTCGTCTCGATCCCGGACGCCTACTACCAGGCGGCGAAGATCGACGGCGCGTCGCGCTGGGCGGTGTTCCGCTACATCCAGCTGCCGAAGATGGGCCGCGTGCTGCTGATCGCCGTGCTGCTGCGCTTCATGGACAGCTTCATGATCTACACCGAACCCTTCGTGGTCACCGGCGGCGGCCCCGGCAATTCGACGACCTTCCTGTCGATCGACCTGGTGAAGCTCGCGATCGGCCAGTTCAACCTCGGCGAGGCGGCGGCGATGTCGCTGGTCTACTTCCTGATCATCCTGGCGCTGTCCTGGGTCTTCTACACCGTGATGACCAATGCCGGCGCCGACCAGCCGACCAAGGGAGCGCCGGAATGA
- a CDS encoding ABC transporter ATP-binding protein encodes MARIRLDHIRHAYSPALARAGTYALREVDHAFEDGGAYALLGPSGCGKTTLLNIISGLLTPSEGKVRFDDRDVTMLTPEARNIAQVFQFPVIYDTMTVRENLAFPLKNRKIAKAEIKTRVDDMIRRIGLEAKADRKARGLTADEKQKISLGRGLVRSDVNAILFDEPLTVIDPHMKWQLRSELKQLHHEFAMTMIYVTHDQTEALTFADKVVVMYDGEVVQIGTPEELFERPRHTFVGYFIGSPGMNVLPCRLEAGEAVIAAERVALTGLAAVGAGQKTELGIRPEFVSIVRRGEAGGLPVQVTKVEDVGSERIVRATLSGNPISAIVPEGAAIPADAAVRFAPHALNVYADSWLVERA; translated from the coding sequence ATGGCCCGTATCCGCCTCGACCATATCCGCCACGCCTATTCCCCGGCGCTCGCCAGGGCCGGCACCTACGCGCTGCGCGAGGTCGACCACGCCTTCGAGGACGGTGGCGCCTATGCGCTGCTCGGCCCTTCCGGCTGCGGCAAGACCACGCTGCTCAACATCATCTCGGGCCTCCTGACGCCGTCGGAGGGCAAGGTCCGCTTCGACGACCGCGACGTGACGATGCTGACGCCGGAAGCCCGCAACATCGCGCAGGTCTTCCAGTTCCCGGTGATCTACGACACGATGACGGTGCGCGAGAACCTCGCCTTCCCGCTGAAGAACCGCAAGATCGCCAAGGCCGAGATCAAGACCCGCGTCGACGACATGATCCGCCGCATCGGGCTGGAGGCGAAGGCCGACCGCAAGGCGCGGGGGCTGACCGCCGACGAGAAGCAGAAGATCTCGCTCGGCCGCGGCCTGGTGCGCTCCGACGTCAACGCCATCCTGTTCGACGAGCCGCTGACCGTCATCGACCCGCACATGAAGTGGCAGCTGCGCTCGGAGCTGAAGCAGCTGCACCACGAATTCGCGATGACGATGATCTACGTCACCCACGACCAGACCGAGGCGCTGACCTTCGCCGACAAGGTGGTGGTGATGTACGACGGCGAGGTCGTGCAGATCGGGACGCCCGAAGAGCTGTTCGAGCGGCCGCGGCATACGTTCGTCGGCTATTTCATCGGCTCCCCCGGCATGAACGTCCTGCCCTGCCGGCTGGAGGCCGGCGAGGCGGTGATCGCCGCCGAGCGGGTCGCCCTGACCGGCCTCGCCGCGGTCGGCGCGGGCCAGAAGACCGAACTCGGCATCCGCCCCGAATTCGTCTCGATCGTCCGGCGCGGCGAGGCCGGCGGCCTGCCGGTGCAGGTCACCAAGGTCGAGGATGTCGGCTCCGAGCGGATCGTGCGGGCGACGCTGTCCGGCAACCCGATCAGCGCGATCGTGCCGGAAGGCGCCGCCATTCCCGCCGACGCGGCGGTCCGTTTCGCCCCGCACGCACTCAATGTCTACGCCGATTCCTGGCTGGTGGAGAGGGCCTGA